Part of the Terriglobales bacterium genome is shown below.
AGATGGACACCTGGGTCGGCAAGCGGATGGAGATCCACTCCACCAGTGTGGGCAAGGCGCTGGCCGCCTATCTCGACCCGCAGAAGATCGAGGCTGTCCTGCGGGCACGGGGCATGAAGAAGCTGACCAGCAAGACCATCACTTCGCCGGCGCGCTTCATGAAGGAGCTGGAGAGGGTCCGCGAGCAGGGCTACGCTGTGGACGACGAGGAGAACAGCGCGGAGGTGCGCTGTGTGGGCGCGCCCATCTTCGGCGCCAGCGGCCAGGTGGAAGCGAGCCTGGGCACGACCGGCACCATCCACCAGGTGAGCCGGGAGATGCTGCCCAAGATCGCCGCCTCGGTCAAAGAGGCGGCGCTCCGCATCTCCCACCAGTTGGGCTATGACGCCCGCTCGCGCCGCAGCTACG
Proteins encoded:
- a CDS encoding IclR family transcriptional regulator, producing the protein MLYIGKAMTPEAPSVAVERTLEILEAVAHRSSGMTNADISRKLGIPKSSASYILRTLERRGYLRRDPETARYRLGVKVLSLSRGALTGLDVREAALPAMRQLVDHSHMTVHLAILDGDEAVYVEKVEAPGFIKMDTWVGKRMEIHSTSVGKALAAYLDPQKIEAVLRARGMKKLTSKTITSPARFMKELERVREQGYAVDDEENSAEVRCVGAPIFGASGQVEASLGTTGTIHQVSREMLPKIAASVKEAALRISHQLGYDARSRRSYVPSL